The region GATAGAGGTTAAACTCTCAAGGTAGAGATTTCAAGGAGGAGAGGATGCTTACCCTCAACCAGGTAAAGGAGCTTCACGCCCGGGGCTACAACCTGTTCCCCCTCCATACAGAGCTACTTGCAGACCTCGACACCCCCCTTTCGGCCTTCATAAAGCTGAAGGGGGTTGGCGCCAACATGCTCCTGGAGAGCGTAGAGGGGGGAGAGAAGTGGGGACGCTTCTCGATAATCGGAATAGGCAGGCTCGTAACCGTTAAGAGCAAAGAGCGGTTCGGAGAGGTAAACCGGCTCGGCCGCATAGAGGTAAAAGAGGTAGAGACCGACCCCCTGGAGCTCCTGAGGGAGGTGTTCAAAACGGTAAAGCCCTATAAAGTCGAAGGGCTTCCGGAAATCTGGGGGGGATTCTTCGGATACCTGGCCTACGACGCCGTTAAGTTCTTCGAGCCCAGGGTAAACGTCAACCCGAACAAGGAAGACTCGTTCCTGTACGACATGGTCTTCTCCATACCGGAAGCTCTCGTGGTTTTCGACAACGTCACCCACAAAATCTCGGTAATCGCCTTCGTCTCAACCGAGAAGGGAGAAGTGGAAAACGAGTACAGGAAGGGAGAGGAGAAGCTCAGAGAGGTTGTGAAGCTCCTTAGGGAGGGAAGAGCCTCCTTCCAGACCGAGCCGGCTCCAACCCAGAGCGGCTGGGTGGTCAACTTCTCAGACGAAGAGTTCATGAAAGCTGTAGAGAGAGCGAAGGAGTACATAAGGGCCGGGGACATAATCCAGGTTGTCCTCTCGAGGCGCTTCGAGAAGCCCTTCTACGCAGACCCCCTAACCCTTTACAGGGCCATCAGACACGTTAACCCCTCACCTTACATGTACTTCCTCGACTACCAAGACTTCCAGGTTGTAGGGGCATCGCCGGAAGTCCTCGTAAGGCTGAAAAACGGCCGGGTAGAGACAAGGCCCATAGCCGGCACAAGGCGAAGGGGGAGAACTAAGGAGGAAGACCTGGCCCTCGAGAGGGAGCTTCTCAACGACGAAAAGGAGCGGGCAGAGCACATAATGCTCGTAGACCTTGCAAGGAACGACGTAGGCAGGGTTGCAAAGGTGGGCTCGGTTAAAGTGACCGACCTTATGGTGATAGAACGCTACTCCCACGTAATGCACATAGTCTCAAACGTGGTGGGAGAGCTGAAAGAGGGGGCAGACGCCTTCGACGTTCTAAAGGCCTGTTTCCCGGCCGGCACAGTCTCGGGAGCTCCGAAGGTGAGGGCCATGGAGATAATAGACGAGATGGAGCCCTCCGAAAGGGGCGTTTACGCAGGAGC is a window of Thermovibrio ammonificans HB-1 DNA encoding:
- the trpE gene encoding anthranilate synthase component I — encoded protein: MLTLNQVKELHARGYNLFPLHTELLADLDTPLSAFIKLKGVGANMLLESVEGGEKWGRFSIIGIGRLVTVKSKERFGEVNRLGRIEVKEVETDPLELLREVFKTVKPYKVEGLPEIWGGFFGYLAYDAVKFFEPRVNVNPNKEDSFLYDMVFSIPEALVVFDNVTHKISVIAFVSTEKGEVENEYRKGEEKLREVVKLLREGRASFQTEPAPTQSGWVVNFSDEEFMKAVERAKEYIRAGDIIQVVLSRRFEKPFYADPLTLYRAIRHVNPSPYMYFLDYQDFQVVGASPEVLVRLKNGRVETRPIAGTRRRGRTKEEDLALERELLNDEKERAEHIMLVDLARNDVGRVAKVGSVKVTDLMVIERYSHVMHIVSNVVGELKEGADAFDVLKACFPAGTVSGAPKVRAMEIIDEMEPSERGVYAGAVGYFSFDGNMDTAIAIRTAVVRRNKVYVQAGAGIVADSVPQLEAKETVNKAKALFRAVELAERGLT